The region TGCAAAACGAAAAGTAACGCATTCTCCTTGATCCAATAAATAGTTTTCGAGTTCAACCTTGAGGCGACCATATAGTGAGACTGGATTCAGCGGAGAATTTTCATCGCAGTGAAGACCTTCCTGTCCCACACCATACCCGCTGTTTGTATTCGGAAAAATCATTCTTTGTTCTTTGGACTTTAACGAATGGATTATTTTGACTGCTTCCAGATTCACGGCTTTGGCCATCTGAGGTTCTTTGTTGCATAAAGGGGCGCCGGTGAGACAGGCTAACGGCAAAATGGCATCCGCTTTTTTGACTTCCTGAGCCAGAAGCTTCTCATCTCTCACATCGCCTCTGATAATGGTGAGTTTTGACTGGTGACAACAATCCAGCAGTGATGATTGTCCATACATAAAATTATCTATCACGGTAACAGCATCCCCCCGGTTCAACAGCATTGGAACCAGAACAGAGCCAATATAGCCTGCGCCTCCTGTAACTAACACTCTCATCAGTACCTCATAGAATTAT is a window of SAR324 cluster bacterium DNA encoding:
- a CDS encoding NAD(P)-dependent oxidoreductase, producing the protein MRVLVTGGAGYIGSVLVPMLLNRGDAVTVIDNFMYGQSSLLDCCHQSKLTIIRGDVRDEKLLAQEVKKADAILPLACLTGAPLCNKEPQMAKAVNLEAVKIIHSLKSKEQRMIFPNTNSGYGVGQEGLHCDENSPLNPVSLYGRLKVELENYLLDQGECVTFRFATVFGVSPRMRLDLLVNDFTYRAVIDRAVVLFEPHFKRNYLHVRDASRVFMHAIDQYDQMKGRPFNVGLSDANLSKLELCEAIKKHLPDFNYVISEIGEDPDKRNYIVSNERIESTGYHTSVSLDMGIQELIKGYQVIRRNQYANI